aaagcattATTCATCCACTTATAATTTTGTGGGATCAATTGTACGCCTTTTCTGTTCTCTCTTTGAGGCTATCTCTAAGTAACAGCATTTTTTCGACTGTACTTAAAACCTTACTTTGGTCAACGAGCGTTTCATATATTGCCCAAAATTCAGGGAACTCTTCTTCGTCCCCGTAGAATCGTGGCAACCTTAGTTGCTTTGGTTTGAGAGCACAACATATGAAATCTTCATcgtcttttctacttttttccgaGTTTGAATTGTCCTCCGAGAGCCAAATGGCGTTATTTTGTGAAGAACCTTCTTCGGTTTCCTCAGTCGCAGTTGACTCTGTTGCGGTCTGCTGATCTgagtttcatttattcttgcaggtttttgttttgtgggcTCTCTTTGAGTTATTCCCATCTTCCTTGCAAGTTTTCCCATGTGATTCCGTGCTTCTGTGACTCTGGCACTTAGTATATATACTATTTCGTTTGCTTTTGCAATCCTTTCATTTAATTGCGTGTCATTTCCAATCTCCCCAACTTCATTTGAgaggtctttttttatttcctttagaTCTTGCTTCTTCGTATTCTTTTTGCAACTTATCTATCAATGCCTGAAGAGCGTTTCTGCTCGTTTTGATTGTCTCTATGCTTCCAGAGAGCAAATGTGCGGCACTGAGATACTCTTCGTACTTCTCCTCATCTGTTCCTGATGGTTTTATCTCTTCTGAGTAAGTACCGTACTTATCCAGTAGTGACTGGAGCGTTTGACTTAGCAATATAGGCCTTTTGTGAAAAACAAACGTCATTGTGACGGGAGAGCAATCGTAGCGTTGATACGCTATAGGCAGTGACCTTAGACTGCACAAGAGATATGCTTAAGCAGCTATTAGCTTGATTTTGCCAGCGAAGGGTGGGCTGGACTTTGTGATCCGTTTAAGGATCTCGGCTTTTATCAAATTTAGCCGTTGCACCAAAATGTAATGGTGCGAAGGAGTTATATAATTCCTTCTTATTGCCCTATTAGTCGAGCGTTAAGACTAATGCCTCAGAATACAGTGGTGGCTCAGTGGTAGTGACATTTATTGATAGCTGAACGACGGTGTGCTCACTGGGAGCCACAAACACAGGAATGCCCGTTGTGGGCGTTCATTAATAAAATGGCCTCATCAGCAATCgttgaataaacaaacttcGTGGGTGGTCATCTCGATAAGATGACCGCCAAATTATAACTCTTTACAATGCGGAATGTTTGTATAACGGATATATGATACTGTGCACAAAGTACAGCATAACAACAACACACAATTGGGGTCCTGATACAAATGTCAGGACAGTATCAATATAAGAAGTGACTAAATAGTGTGAGtttcaacaaaagaaacacaaataatGACCAGTATCAATACAAGAAGAAACCAGCTATGTAATGGTGGATTATAACAGAATAATTACAGTGGCAAGCAGCCAAATAACTATATAGCATATGTTACCCCGTAACTATTGATGAAAATCTACTAATATTTACACGTACTAAACTTATACTAAAAATAACTAGACTTATCTAAACTTACGGTACACTTCTTCAAGCCGCcaggggtgcgtgtaaagagggtccctgcggattttcgagcatgcctcGATCATGCCtcggcagagcaattagcgaggAAACGTATCCCTAAGGAGTTATCTCTCGCTGCTGCCCAACTGGGTGGCTCCGCCCATCGCTCCGCCCACTTATTCCCCGTCATATGGGACATCGCAAGCGTGGTGAATACGCGTACGTTCGCGACAACCGCGAAATCGAAATAGTGGAACAAACAAAACGGTGGACGAGAACACCCAGGGAGATTTGAAATTCAGGGAAACTGGCGCGAACGCAAAGCATTTGAGAACAATTATCATTGTTCTTTGcgctattctttatttttgtttggatgCGTTCGgtcttttctctttcgttttcggtttttttgcttcttgctTAGTTCGTTGCTTCTTTGTTGATTCAGTCTTAATGTATAAATGTAAGAACGCGAATTTATAGCTATACCAATTTTGTAGGTTCGTATTTCGATATGGAtcaaggaaaagaggaagaaggagAGAGGAAAAGTTGAGCAAAACTTCGATGGATTGGTTAGTCCTATTTTCCAAGTCCAGTCATCACAACGTATGAGTAAGAGTTATATTGCGTACTTAGGAATTGTTGTGCTATATATTTAGAATCCTTTGTCTGACTAAGCAAATCAAATCTGCATTCTACCTATACTTTCTACTAGTAGTATTCATCCACAgcaatattttctactttctttacTGCGTTCTTCTTTATGttacaaaaaattatgtgTTATTATGTTCTTATGTTTAAAGTTGTTGTCATTCAGTCATGTCATGtcagagatattttttttctcttattaagTGACAGTAGAAGATTGTTATTGAACGAAACGCTAATCGATAGGCGATGACATGACCTTTATAGGTGCGAGGCGTCGGACGCATACCTCAAGGTGATGATTGgcgcaaaaagaagaaaaagaagcaggaGACAAAGATTTTGTAGATGTTGAAATAGTtgtaatttgaataaatattcaaaGGGGGTAGGGGATGGGAAGGATGTATCCAATTTGAGTATGGAGCACACTACGCAATTATAAAATTGTGATGTTTTCTACATTCCTGCTGATGATACTTCGCTACATTCACTCTCGTTCGTTGAATCAAGCAGAGCATAATGAACGAGTTATGTAGTGTAAGCATGTAGTATACTTAAATCAAATCACAACACATTTTTCGCACAAACACTGTGCATAATTCCTAGTTTTTCATGCTCCTTTTCATTCTACACTTTCTAAAACCCTGCTTTTCATAACTACTTTCTAATACACTATCCTGTCATGTTCTATTCGATTCAGTAATTTCAATAAccctcattttcaaattttgttcgttctatttccttgcaactACGTAGTTGTCTGGGTCTCTTATTAGatcttctttccttgcaactgTGTCGCTGTCTGTGTTTCTATAGCAAAGAAAGCATCTAGTAGGATGGTCGTCTCGGTCTCCATAGGGCGTGGCCTTGTCGAGGCATGCTGGCGTATCTCCCGGCATATCCTCTGGACACttaatgtctcggaggcattcgcgaaGAATcggccgggaccctctttaccgttccccagCCGCTAGTAGCCATTTTTGCAAACGGGACACTGGCTACTTACCCCAGAACAGCAGACGATGTGCGACCAGGCTTTACAAACTGTATCGTTTGAACAGTTCACCCAGACCACTTCATCGTCATCATTCGCATCTGGATTCCTTTTGCCACAGATGAAACAAGTCTGGAGCAGTTTACAATATTGATACTTATCGATTATCGACCCGATATCGATTCTTCTTACATTGATACTGGTCATTGTTCATGTTTGTTATGTGGACATTTATTTAGTGTAAATACTGTAAATACTTAATgggtaacaataataatatcaataataataataataaacttctTTATCATCCCTCACCACCAACCGCTAACACCACACTTGAAGAGCAGAGGTGGCGCCCTCATCTGCATATGCGACAATTGCACGCTCCAGCCTCACTATTGCCCGGCCGTGATAGGAGCGCCGCGACGCAACCGCGAGGTAGCCCTAAAACATGGTCCAGATACCGGCACTCATCAAAATCAGGAAATGTTATTTCGGCTCGTCGTAAGCGTTTGCGTGCGTGCACATAAAACACCGTAAACGACGCCTAAGGTCTTCGGGTTACGGTCCGACTTTGGCAAGGTGCGAGTCCTATGAATCTCCGCGATGCGGGCGGAGTTTTGCGCTCAAGCTAGATATTGGCCTTTTCTTCGTTTACAGTCTTTCATTGTGGACAGGTAAATAAAACAGGGGTAAGTAGAAGATGGTAATGGAAGGAAATCCTAGCCCTCACTGTTGCTGTAAGTTATGTTCTTCTGACGTCAATTGGTTTACGATGGCTCTTGAGATTCCGCTCTTTGCCATGTAACAAATGACACTCCTATCAAAACCTACCTCGGCTGCAGAAGGCTCCACCTCTTAAACCGATGTTAATGCGCtgcgaaattcaaaacaatGTAGCGGGTGACCACTTCCACCGTTATTTCAGAGGAATAGACTCAGAGAAAGCGGAAAGATGGATGTTATACGGTACTTTCACGAACTCGTACCGTGAAGTATCATATAACAtccataaaacaaataaagagaatCTCACAATAAGTCgtaatacaaagaaaaaagtatgacCTTCGAATTTAAAAGTAAGTGAGGGATGAAACTACAGTAAGGATTTTTGATTCCTACCTTGTAGCAGCTAACGACGattatcatcgaccccgatgatagataaggggcgtggtataaagtaccgttcgctgttatggttattttccTGACATAACGACTTATGccgtccaagagtgcggcagacaacgctccGCCCACTTTCATTTGGATCGCATTGCTTGCAACTGTTCTGCTCCCCTGTATtcatataataaatacatttcACTGAACCACCATTTTTAGTCTTTTCAATTAAGGGGCGTGATAAAATTCCCTAGGTCTTTAGTCACCCACTTACATAGTTTGGTGCATCGGCCGGGAACTTCTTCGAAGATTTGATCCAGTACAAGGCAATTTCACTGTCCGAAACTATGTTcacttcttcgatttttgctTGGACAACTGATAATATGCTGCATCCTAATCTAGCTGCTATAAGGATTCCGAGCAACTCTAATTTTGGGATAGTCTGGTGAGATTTTTTGGGGGTCAGTCGCGTCCTTCCACAGATCAGGCCAGAAATTGTGCCAGAGGGAACACATTGCAAGTATGAACAAGCTGCAATTGCAATCCTGCTTGCATCTGCGAACAACCAAAGGCGTTTTTAGTCACCCACGCTGGATGATACCACGTACTTAGGAATTGATAATGTTGCTGGATCTACTTCTTTACACAGTTCGTACCATTCGTCGCATATCTTTTCATCGAGTGGAGTTTTCCAGTGGACTTTTGAATCGAAGATTTCTCGCATCATGGACTTCAGTTTAACGATGAGCGGTCATGTGAAACCTACTGGGTCATAAATCGAATTAGTTTGGCTCACGACATCTCTCTTAGTCAACTTTTTATTGTGAACATACCTTGTTCTCACAGTAAAGTTGTCTGTGATAGTATTGTAATCGACTCTtagtattttcattgatccaGACTGGAGTTTGTCGGAATATGGAATTCTTGAATTCActtcttcagaatttgagATATATTCGCGTAGATTCATTCTTATCTTGCTGAAGATATACTTTGATTTCTCATACTTACTTACGGCCTCAGGAACCGATTCTGCTTACAAAAGTATATTATCCACATACAAATTTTTGGCAATTCCTGTGAATAGTTCCGAGTTTTGGGATTGTAAGTAGAACAGAATTGCCAtgggagaatattcgaccatcctTCGATGGCAGAacaatatagatacaattttaaagcattactcgaagtatgggtattcctcttgacttcccccaatagttatcacagaatgatgttttaacataaaatgacgtgaaagacatcattctactgataatgttccacgtcagatcacataaacatcttgctactatttaagtaaccgtttgcatgcgtgtttccactttctgagaacggcatgctaccaacttgagacgaacaaagaaagaaatagatacgcggaggagtcaggaaggtgaaaagcaacgcgcgcaatggcgacggctatgaaacggcttcaaccatttatcttttgcgacatgcacgcggagttattgcgcaccatttcgattccGCGGGACCCATCTCACCCACGTTATATCTacctggtgccggcgcaccaatccgacgccagtgagcccgtcgcaccccttcctataggtatctggcgccggtggacccgtcgcaccccatattatggctatctggcgccggtggacccgtcgcaccccatattatggctatctggcgccggtggacccgtcgcacccccttctataggaatctggcgccagtggacccgtcgcactcacTTCTATAGGAacctgacgccggtggacccgtcgcaccccattttatagctatctgatcccaacgcaccaatccgacgccgggtggacccgtcgcaccctctttttcgaatttcgtgacacacagacgaacacacggactaagctcgttattatgtatcatgatcatgatcatgcaaCGATCATGATCAACCTATGGAAGGGAGTGCGACAGGATatcagatatccataaaaaggggtgcgacgggtccaccggcgccagatacctatggaagggagTGCAACGGGTCgtacggcgtcagattggtgcactggcgccagatacctatggaagggagtgcgacgggtcgtAAGGCGTCAGATAGGTGCGCCGGGcacggtcattggtgcgcaataactccgcgtgcatgtcgcaaaagataaatggttgaagccgtttcatagccgtcgccattgcgcgcgttgcttttcaccttcctgactcctccgcgtatctatttctttctttgttcgtctcaagttggtagcatgccgttctcagaaagtggaaacacgcatgcaaacggttacttaaatagtagcaggatgtttatgtgatctgacgtggaacattatcagtagaatgatgtctttcacgtcattttatgttaaaacatcattctgtgataactattgggggaagtcaagaggaatacccatacttcgagtaatgctttaaaattgtatctatattgtTCTGCCATCGAAGGGGTGTTTGCAGCTGAtggtagaatattctccaaatgtagaattgacgcattTGGTAGGAAAACTTCGTAATCGTTAATccgtaatttataatataaagaagagaaggaaagtgtTGTTATAAAAACGCaaatctgattttacagaaaacaccactactatcaaatttcattgatcaatgaaggagagcgaagctaaaaccagcGAAAGTctaagtccggctttagctggacattcagactggtaaataataactagctcaatccgtgtgtgtgtgtttgtctgtgtgtcacgaaatccgaaaaagggggtgcgacaggtccaccggcgccagatacctatggaagggagTGCAACGGGTCGTACGGCGTCAGATAGGTGCGCCAGGCACGGTCACTGGTGCGCAATAACGTAGTGTGCATCacacaaaagataaatggttggagtcgtttcatagtcgtgaccactgggcgctttgcacttcacctttatgactcttCCGCGtacctatttccttcttcgctcgcctcaagtttgtagcatgccgttctcagagagtggaaacacgcatgcaaacggttacttaaatagtagcaagatgtttatgtgatctgacgtgaaacgttatcattgtcagtagaatgatgtctttcacgtcattttttgttaaaacatcattctgtgataactattgggggaagtcaagaggaatacccatacttcgagtaatgctttcaaattgtatctatattattctggcatcgaaggatggtcgaatattctccaaatgtagaattgacgcgtttagagggaaaactccgtaatctttcggctttatttataatataaagaagagaaggaaagcgttgtttaaaaaaacacatctaattatatatatatatatatatatatatatatatcgtgatcatgatatataatatcatgctatataagaacgggcttagtctgtcacgtgtgtgtgtgtgtgtgtgtgtgtgtgtgtgtgtgtgtgtgtgtgtgtgtgtgtgtgtgtgtgtgtgtgtgtgtgtgtgtgtgtgtgtgtgtgtgtgtgtgtgtgtgtgtgtgtgtgtgtgtgtgtgtgtgtgtgtgtgtgtgtgtgtgtgtgtgtgtgtgtgtgttagttatagaaggggatgctaCTGGTCTCACGCGTCGAGATGTTGCGCCGGCggcagatagctgtaaaatgggccgtggccactgggcgcgcttcttttcacctttatgacttctCCGCCTATCTAATTTCTTGCACGTTTCCcacaagttggtagcatgccttcctcagaaagtggaaacttgtatgaaaacggctgcttaaatagtagcgaagaGTTTACATGATCTCACGTAGAACTAAgactttcacgtcattttgtgctaaaacatcattcattgataactcttggatagaaacaggaggaacacccatacttcgagtaatactttcaaactgtgtctacattatattggtacCGAAAGagtgaagctgaagtttgaatattctccaaatgtggaactgactcgtttagaaagaaaactacgaaatctttcgcctttggTCATGAAGATTTTAAAAGAGATGTAGAGAGATTGTTAGAggtacacaagtctaatttcacgaAAAAGGGCACtgatattaattttcgttgatcagtgaaggggagcaaaGCGAACATCATAGAAATTGAAcccggtgaacccgtcgcacccacttctataggtatttggcgctgaggcaccaatctgacgccggtggacctgtcgcaccccttctacaggtatctggcgccggcgctcCAGTGTGACCCCGGTGAACccctcgcacccccttctatagctatTTGGCGCTGaggcaccaatctgacgccggtggatccgtcgcactccttctataggtattcggtgccggtggacccgtcgcaccccttctataggtatctggcgccggtggacccgtcgaagCCCCCTTTCATatgtatctggcgccggtggacccgtcgcaccccctttttcgaatttggtgacacacaaacaaacacacacacacggactaagctagttattatatatcatgataacTGGTCTCACTTAGACATAAGAGAATGACACAATTCCTTTCAGCTGTTGGTCCTTACTAATCTTGTTTATTTCCATTATATGgggtaaggtcaaaacgacatgaagcgcgttCGCAATTGCGTACTCAGCTCCTCTCTCGGTGGAGTGGAACGGCTGCGAgggtggtgaaacccttgccgGCATCATCCACCTCTGCAGTTAGCGACGGTTCCAACTCGGtttcaactgctgcctccactaCACCGTCTCGAGCGCGttcgcaaatgcaccgcaactacgctcgtgattcatgtcgtcttgacccgactatactgtTTGGATCTGTTACTCCATCCATCAAATCCAAATCCTCGACTCCTTTTCCTCTTcgcttttttaaacaacaagtTTGCGTGGTGCCTTCCGTGATGGTGatgccttttctttttcacctcGATGCATGCAGTGATCACTTGACAAAGTATCAATTGTATCCCTGCGCAATCTGCGAACATTGTTGAGTGAATCACTTCTTCAGTGAGTTACTTGTACCGATGCATTGTATAGCATCCGAACCCCGATGTTAATTCATAACACattacacatacacacgtagaagaaatgcaaaaaaaaaacgtcacgGAAGGACCGACACAAAAAGCATCTGGAGATTAGCGCATCACATTTTTAGCTTCTCACTGTTGGTTAGCTCAGTCACTTCATTAACTAAGTTGTGCCGACTGGCTGAAGTATTGCATCATTTCTCCTACTGGCCTCATTTGGCAGCTAACTTCCAGGCCCTGCATGCACCTTGAACATAAGCTTTGACATACTTCTTATTGCACACATGTTCTCGTGTCTGGATGagatgctgatttttttttcagaactaaTCAGAGTTCTGTGATGATGGCGATGAAGTGGTGATCTAGTCTTCGGTTACGGTGgacttttgtttttggatGGATGTCGAGAACAATATTCACCAACCTAAATGTCTGTCTCGTCGACTCCCACTAAGTCCTGTCATGTCGTTTGGCCGTCAATCACATGCGCTGTTTGCGCCAAAAATCTTACTTTTTGAAGGAAGTTTCAGTTCAGTTCCGTCGGTTGTCAATCCTGCGGAGTAGTATCGTAAATACTACTCTCCATTTTGAGCTTTATCAGACCGAATTCGACgctatggcgtcggtttggtgcgctggagctcCAACGCGGCAAAATTGGTTGAGAGGGGTCCTACAGCGTCGAATTTGTgtcccggagccagatagctgtaaaatggggtagGGCGGGTCCCAGAGGATCGGAATGATGGGCCGGTGCTAGAATGCTATAAAAAGAGGGCTATAGCGGAGAGAGACGatttccactgcgtcggattggtgcgcgagaTCCACAACGCGGTAGAATGGATTTCTGTGGTTTCTTCgtatatctatttcccagcgtgtcttcctgatgctgctaacatcctttcttcaaaaaaaaaaaaaaaaggaaacacgtgctgcttaaatgcaatacatagtagccaacagtttacgcgatctgacgtagaacgttatttttatcagtacCATAGTGATATTCAAgtcttcatgttagcacatcattctttgctaatagctgagaacggaggaaactcatacttcgaatgatgtttccaaattgtgaggtttgaaagaaacatagatgtaaaatcaagattgatttggctggtaaaaggcgagggagttcgatgacaccgttagggcGCCAAACgatggaaatggaaaataagcatgatggaaatgagtttgaaataaaatgtacgatattagcgcacgagaaagaaatatctgctaggaaggcttTGGAAGCactctggatttccgtcaggaatccgtccatgaataacaaaaatgagtgcttatcaattaccaatgacttcttgccgttcgtaacactctgtgagctataagattgccccacatgcagttccttaacgttatccagacaccagtacttaagaatactgcacagtgcgtagatctcattcgccttggtgacaatctttaagaacgcggtggttcaccaacccgttagtcggtgaaactggtcagttgttttccttttaaggtcttgcgaggtgtacttggaacgatatcgaggattggcgaggagagaggaggaatttgatgggatatgcatggtatcaaagacctcgaaccattttcctttgaaaaagacgagtttgtcgaaacgtcagaccaataaaaaagtttcatctaaacctcgttggcataacaagaaaacataaatacactatcaagattgattgttctccaaatatagaactgagtgtttagggaaaatttttcatctacGCTTAGATTTtagagtaaaaaaattgaagaaaatgttgatAGAAAAGAGCAATTCTAATCTTACATAAATGTCGCgactgttatttctttttgatcggTGAAatcgagcgaagcgaacagcaaaaaagcctgaagtccggctttagccggacgttcaagCTCGTGTCATGtcataataaaataactagTCTTACTAGGACATAGAAGAATGAGACAATTCCTTTCAACTTCTACTCCTTCCTATTCCTGTTGATCTCCACTATATATCATTTGGATCAGTTACGCCTTCCATGGAATCCAAATCCTCGACTCCTTttatctttcgcttttttaaaCGCCAAGTATGCGCGATGCCTTCTGTGATTATGatgccttttcttttttatctgcaTGAGGCATGAGGCGGAAGTCATCACTTGACAAAATATCAAGGATATCATGGCGCAGTCTGCGAACAATGAGTAAATCGCTTCTTCAGTGAGTTACTTGTACCGATGTGTTCTACAGCGTCTGGACCCCGATATATATACGAACCCCTCTTAGTTCATAACACATAATACATACAAACACACACGtagaaagaaatgcaaaaaaacgTCATGAAGGCATCACATTAtttgcttttcatttcatcgttTCAGAGGGACGAATAGCTCTGTTGACACTAGTCCgcattcgaacctccgatcggaCAGGACAGAACCTCTGCACCACACCTGTATTTTGATGTctacaagaaaataaagcagTGAAGGAATTGTAATAGTGATGGTAGTAGATAACAAATTATATCAGAGACAAATTAAGGTAGGTTTATGATGTATTGCTCCAGCAAAGAAAAGTCTTTGGCACATTTGGGAAGCTCataccttttttttataacacaTGGAAACCAACAAGTATTCTTTACCAGTAGCTCCTTGACGTTCCTAAAGAAGCCACTTAGTTTTAAGTCCGCATGAAGGAGAAAAGGCTAGATGTAACAtaaaaggagaaggaaaactcACCCAATTGGTGGGGAAATAAATGCGCTATAATTAAACTAATTAAAGGGAAGTCCTAAAATCTTTTGCCGGCTTGGTTTCAATAGAAGGTTGCGCTTGCATCATCCTCTTCATTGAATGTCAAAGATTCATCGTTCATAGGTTTATTGAAGGTTTTCTGCAACTGAAGGTTTGAATCCCTTCTATCGGTCGTCGGATAGTCCAATTTATAAGCGAGCAGTGGGGCAGAATCCTTACTCGACAAACGGCGTGGTTTTTCC
This is a stretch of genomic DNA from Necator americanus strain Aroian chromosome II, whole genome shotgun sequence. It encodes these proteins:
- a CDS encoding hypothetical protein (NECATOR_CHRII.G6551.T2) — translated: MGHRKRGEYAYVRDNREIEIVRISIWIKEKRKKERGKVEQNFDGLVRGVGRIPQGDDWRKKKKKKQETKIL
- a CDS encoding hypothetical protein (NECATOR_CHRII.G6551.T1), giving the protein MKSSSSFLLFSEFELSSESQMALFCEEPSSVSSVAVDSVAVRISIWIKEKRKKERGKVEQNFDGLVRGVGRIPQGDDWRKKKKKKQETKIL